In Haladaptatus cibarius D43, the sequence TCAAAACGCTGGCCATTCAACAAGACCTCGCCCGACTCTCGCGGTTCGTGGCATACTCCGGTCTTGCGGCGTTCGTCACCACCATCTGTCTCACCCTCCTGTACAAATCGAGTTCGGGCGCGTACATCGGTCAACCCGACCTCTCAATCGTCGTTATCCTCGGGTTCGGAATTATCGTTAGCCCGCTCGCGGTGCTCATCTCCTACATCCTCCGCGTTGCGACGATTGCGCGCTACACGGTTTCGGTCGGGCCGTTCGTCCCGCCGAAAGAAGAAGCCGAATAAGTCGGGCGAATCGGTTCGTTCGATTTCGACTACCGGGTTTTCAGGTCGTCTTCGTCCTTGATGATTTGCGTCTCGGCCTCGCCGCTCGTGTGCTCGTTCACGAGGTCGTAGAACTCGTTTTGCATTCCTGCCGGGAACGTCATGACGCCGACCCACGAGCCGTCGTTTTGCCACTCTTCGCGTTCCAAATCGCCAAACTGCCGAATCCGTGCCTGCGCGCTTCCGGCGTAGTCCGCGGGCACTTGTACCGCGATGGTCACCTCGTCGAATCGAATCGGAATCACCGGACGAAGCGCCTCTAGCGCGTCGTCAACCTGCTGGCCAACCGGTTCCATCGGGTCGATGGTAAATCCTGCTTCGTCCAGCGCGTTCTCGATGCGTTCCGGCGGATGCGGCGCGTTGTCCATCTGCGGGTTGACCGCGTTGCGCGTGATGCGGTTGACCAACTGCTTGTGCTTCTGTTCTTGCATCTCTTTGCGCTGTTCCGCCGTAATCTGAATTTCCCCGCGTTCGATTACCTCGGGAATGATTTCCAGCGGGTCGGTCGTCTCGAAGACTTCCTCTAAATCCTCCTCGGCGGGTCGGTCGCCCCGACTCGCGTTCTCGAACACGTCTTCTGCGGCGATGACGTCCTCGATGTCGCCGTCGAACTCGCCGCGTTTGATGGCGAGTGCCGCGTCGGGGTCTACCAACACTTCGAACCGCGCGCCGTGTGATTCCAGACGCGCCGTCACTGCCTCTTCGAGTGATATCATACCCGGAGGTAAACGCGCGTACCTAAAAGATGTTTCCCGAAGAAAACGTCGAATTTACTCTTCCGACTCGTCTTCGTCCTCGTCTTCGAGGATGTCGAGTTCGTCGAGGTAGCCCTCGACTTCGTCGTCGTCCAGCATTCGGAACTGTTCGCTCTCCACGTCAACCGTGGCGAGGCCGACGCTCGTCGGCGAGAGTTGGTCGTCGTTGACTGTACCGAGGGCCGAAAGTGCGAGGTCGATGCCGCCATCCAAGTCCATGCCCTCACTGTAGTTCGTTTCGAGGTAGTCCTGAATCTCGCCGCGGTCTGCGCCGACTGCGAGCGCTTTCCACTCGTATGGCGTGCCCGAGGGGTCAGTCTCGTACAGGCGTGGTTCGCCGTTCTCGATGCCGCCGATAATGAGCGCGACACCGAACGGGCGCGCGCCGCCGACCTGCGTGTACTGCTGGATGTGGTCGGTGACTTCCTTGGTCAACGTCTCGACGCCGATTGGTTCGCCGTAGCGGAGGCGGTTGATTTGCGTCTGTCGTCGCGCGAAGTCGATGAGTTGGCGAGCGTCCGCGACGTGGCCCGCGCTGGCGATGCCGATGTGGTCGTCGGACTTGTGAAGTTTTTCGACGCTCGTGCGCTCCATGAGCGGCGACCGCGTGCGTTTATCGACGGCGAGGACGACGCCGCCCTCGGTTCGAACGCCGATGCTTGCGCTTCCTCGTTTGACGGCCTCGCGTGCGTATTCGACTTGGTAGAGGCGGCCGTCCGGGGAGAAAATGGTAATCCCGCGGTCGTACGCCTGCTGTTGGGCTTGTCCTTGCATAGTATCACTCGAAATCGAGTTCCGTCGCGCCGACGAACGCGCTATCGACCTGTACGTCCAACATTCCGCCCCGAACGACGGCCGGCCGTTTCGCGTCCGCAAACACGACGCTTCTCTCCCCCGAAACTTCCCTGCGGCAACCTAAATACTTTTCTTCACAACCCCGCACCGTCCCGCTTATACCGCGGACGAAAACGCCGACGGGGTTGCCATGCACCTCGTCGATGCAGGCCAGCGCCGCCCGTGCTTGGTCAGTGTGCCCGCGGCGAACTCGGACGAGCGCCTCGCCTTCGCCGTCTTCGAACTCGAAGTTGTACACCGTGAGGTCTGCGTCCGCGCTTCCGGCGTCACCGAGCAGGTTCTGCGCGGCGAACCAGAGGTTTCGCTGGAACGCTCTGCGGTCGATGTCCGCGTCGGGCCAGCCTTCGAGGCCGACCGCGAGGTAGCGCCAGTGCGGGCGAAGGTGTTTGGGCAAGTGTTTCATTTCGGGGTTCTGGTTTGTGGGTTGGTCGTCGGTGGGTTTCAATCGTGTGTTCTCGCGGCGATGATGTGGTGAGTTTGGCGAGTTTTAGGCAATTGGAATTGGAGAAGTATGCAAAGTGGAACCGAAGTAAGCAACAAAAGAAAACGGGACGGATGGGTCGCTAGGTATTGCAGGCAACAATGAAACTGCCACCGCACCGCCAGTGTCTCCACTCCTCCCCGCCAGCGCAGAGGTGCATTCGTGCCTCACTGTCGTTCGTCACTCATGCGAACGCGCTGGCGCAACCATGTGGCTGAGTAAGCAAGCGATGTGGCGCGCGCTGGCGAGGCTTCGAGGAGTTACCTCCGAGAAGTCTTGCTGCCAGCGTGCGAGGGATGACCGAGTGAAACGAGGGAATTGGTTGGGGGGGCGTGTGGCCTTTGCGGCGTGGAGGCGGTCGTTTGGAGTCGGGACTTGTTGCCGATAAAACTCCACCACTCTCGGTGTCATCTCGCAGATTTCGTTGTCGTGGCGATCATGTGTTGTCGTGACTTGCTTCCCAAAGACGGAACCGAGTTCACATCGCGCGCCACTGGTTCTCATGAGAGTTTTAGTGGAGTCACAAATCGCCAACTATACAGAACAACCCTAAAGCGGGAACAATCGACACCATACCCCCTAACTGCGATTATTCCCCGTATCGCTCTGCAACCAGCACGCCGACTTGCTCGTGAACGCGCTCGACGGCAGTCAGCGAAAATCCGTTGTCCGTCAGCACGTCTGCGAGATGGCCGACCGTCGAAGGGTCATCGACTTCGGGGCTGTAAAACGGCTCTTCGGGGTCTGGCGTGCCGAAGAACATCACGTCGCCCAACACGAATTTCTCCGGTGCGAGTCCAGCAATCACTTCGATTGCTTCGCGCTTTTCCTCCTCCGAGAGGTGGTGCATGGCGAAGTTGGAGACGACGACGTCGA encodes:
- a CDS encoding ribosome assembly factor SBDS, translated to MISLEEAVTARLESHGARFEVLVDPDAALAIKRGEFDGDIEDVIAAEDVFENASRGDRPAEEDLEEVFETTDPLEIIPEVIERGEIQITAEQRKEMQEQKHKQLVNRITRNAVNPQMDNAPHPPERIENALDEAGFTIDPMEPVGQQVDDALEALRPVIPIRFDEVTIAVQVPADYAGSAQARIRQFGDLEREEWQNDGSWVGVMTFPAGMQNEFYDLVNEHTSGEAETQIIKDEDDLKTR
- the psmA gene encoding archaeal proteasome endopeptidase complex subunit alpha, with amino-acid sequence MQGQAQQQAYDRGITIFSPDGRLYQVEYAREAVKRGSASIGVRTEGGVVLAVDKRTRSPLMERTSVEKLHKSDDHIGIASAGHVADARQLIDFARRQTQINRLRYGEPIGVETLTKEVTDHIQQYTQVGGARPFGVALIIGGIENGEPRLYETDPSGTPYEWKALAVGADRGEIQDYLETNYSEGMDLDGGIDLALSALGTVNDDQLSPTSVGLATVDVESEQFRMLDDDEVEGYLDELDILEDEDEDESEE
- a CDS encoding Rpp14/Pop5 family protein yields the protein MKHLPKHLRPHWRYLAVGLEGWPDADIDRRAFQRNLWFAAQNLLGDAGSADADLTVYNFEFEDGEGEALVRVRRGHTDQARAALACIDEVHGNPVGVFVRGISGTVRGCEEKYLGCRREVSGERSVVFADAKRPAVVRGGMLDVQVDSAFVGATELDFE